The following nucleotide sequence is from Solanum dulcamara chromosome 7, daSolDulc1.2, whole genome shotgun sequence.
CAGTCAAACAAGGTAATAAGATCACAGTGACATTCTTTCTGGGAACTGTTTTGAATTttacaatataaaaaaatagatgGAGAAGGTATGTAACAGATAGATTGCGTTGTCAACTTTGAGATTTTGCCAAAGCTTAGTATAATCATTGTTTGCTGCTTCTATCCCATAACGGTGGCATATTAGTAAGCATTAGGTGATAGCCGAAAGTTATGCATGTTTTACTTGTTCAAAAGTAGTTAGAGGCTAGAGCCTCTTCCCTTGAAGATAATGTAAGTTTCGGGGAGTTTTTTGTGGATTTTTTTATCTGACATAAGCAAGCTTAACCAGAAGAGCAGCTTTCCGTTGGCAAAGTAGTCAAAAGCCACAAGGTGTGATATTTACAGACTGTTACTGACCCATGTTCGTAGATGAGTTCCACAGGTGAAAAATGGATCTCTACGCTAAAAAAAAACACTTACCTATACCCACACACATACTTTACACCCAAGTGTTTTCTGAACATATGTACATAAAGGAATATATTTTACGTAAATTTAGACAATTCTTTCTAAGCAATATCAGACGGATCCTTATCAGAGATGCTAAATCTCATTTAATAGCGTAGGTTTTCAAAGGGGGAGAAAAAAGTACGGTAAACAAGGGCAATCAACTCTTACACTATACAGGGGATCTGAAATGCTTTATCTTTTTTAAGATAATAATTCGTCTTACCTCAACTCTTAGGGATGAAAAAGTTTTCTAGATGACCTTAGTTGTTATCTGATCCAATCCTTTGGAAAGATAACAATAACAAGTCAAGAAGTTtatggaaaagaagaagaggggTATATGAGTGGGCTAAAGCAAAGGGCGAGGGTGATGAAAAGAAGGGAAAGAGACTAAATTGGTGCACAACATTGAATACATTTTACTCATTTCAGATAAGGATCACCAAATTCAAACATAATAATAGACAAACACGGGAATTAATATTATGAAAATTGCCAGTATAAGAAGCACACTACCAAACCACACGACACAGACCGCAAATTGATGCAACTAACTGTGAAATCAGAAGCAGTGTGTCCATAGAAAAATGTTTTTCTGTAACAAATGAGAAGCACGGAATTCCTGAAAGCCATCCATTGAACTAATGGGCGAGCTTGAAGTAGAGAACTAATAGGATAGCCAGGACCAAGACAGCAATGATAGTGCCGATGATCCATTTGTTCCTGCTCATCCTTCTTGACATTGTAGTCAGTATCTTCTTGCTCCTACTAATATTATCATCCACTCCATGAAGCTGTGAAGGAAGAAACTTACTGATCATTGCATTTACATAATTACACATGTTAATCTCAAGCTTATTCCACAGataccttttttttattaaaagcaAATTTTAATTAGATCTATCAACCACATGATCTAAAACATTCACGATAATGGCATATCAGAATTGGAGGTTTTCCCTCTGTTTGTCCTCCTAGTTTCATAACATGTTTAGGCTGATTGGATATGATAGACAAAAATGAATAGATCGTGTACCGTGTCATGTGCATGCAGAAGAGACTGACGTTGTTGATGCAAATCTTGAAGAATTGAGACCCCCAGATCCTCGGTTTCTAGCATTGTCTTTCGACTATCCCTGATCCTGTCGCTTGAACGGTTCAATCTCTCTGTTGACATCATCAACCTTTGCCTTTGATCAGCAGACACCTGTATGGCATTAGAtcaaaaaatattgatcaagCGAAAGCATAATTTCTAATGAAGCGTCAATCAAAAAGTGAGAAAGTTTTCACTCTCGCATATCAACTTGTCCAGCATAATATATCCTGACAGTACATTGATAAAGGAAATGATTGCTCGAAAAGAAGACTCAAGCAATGACCTTGCAATCAGGGACTTCTATAACTTAATGTTTCTCCTTCCAAATTCTATGAATATTCTTTCCCTCATGCGACATTCCAAACGTATTTGACACCATTCCACTAGTAATCATATCCTATACCACTTTCACAACTTTCAAGAATATAATTATAAGCTCATTTAAATGTAAGATTTTAAGTCGATGTGAAGTTGCTCTATCAGATTTAATTATCAACTATTAGTTTAATGTTTTTTTCCAATATCACCAATATAGTACAAATCAAATtaacatcttaaaccttgtgcccAATCGAATGCCTCTATCATAAAATGGAATGGACAGAGTAATACAGGTTCCAACCTGCTTACAAGCTTACATTACTTGTTCTCCCTTGACATAAATGACACCACACTGGTTAAACTTCCCTTGTAAAGGAAAACCATTCAAACAATACAAAAGAAGGGGCAAAAATAGAACCTAAAATTGATATAGACCACaaagagaaagttgaaattGTAAACCAATAAAGTAATACAATGTGAGAGAAGCACTATAGGTTCAGATGCCTGGAAAACTATGATAGTCAGTCTGTGCAGTACAATTATATGCATGCCACTAGGATTGAAATAGCAATTAGCAGCCTACATTTAACAAGAAGGGAATGAGAATCTACTTATGCAAAAGCTATAAAGGACTAAGATCAGCTTATTGTTCTTTCATGAACTGACTAGCTTGATTGTTGAAAGCACGATAGGTAAAGGGGATTACCATGTTAGCATCCGCCATTCCCGATTCCAACAATTCATCCCTTGCAGCTTGGTTTGCATTTGCTGATGTGATTCTTTTCACTTCAGTTTTTAAGTTGTTCAGATCACTCTTATATTCTCTCAACTTGGCAAGAAGTGTGGCTTTAACATTTGGAGGTAAACTCCGAGCTTCTAGGTCCATTTTGCGAATCTGGAAATGAGGACAAAAGAGCATTCAAACCAAAATACTTCAGAAACAAGCAAAATCAGGTTGTGGCCAAAACTTTATGAATTACCAATGCTTCAGCATCATCTAGGCCAACTTTTATTTCAGACACTTTCTGTTTCTTTTGTTCTGCAAGTTGAACAAAAGACACAAAAACAGTTTTAAAAAGCAACAACTGAGCTAATGGTCAAAGTGCAAAAAGCATACAGTAAAACTATAGCAGAGGTCTGAAACAGGCAGAAATAGGGTAATCTCAGGTTAATGAGCCCTGTGATTGAGAAGTAACAGAAGCAACTAAAAGGCAACCAACAGACCTCATGGTAAAAATGCACAAGAACACAAAAACAAGTAGCTACAGAGGTTTGAAATGGAACTCAACATCAGTTTTTGGAGTAGAATTCAGGAATTCGACATCAAGAGAATGTTATATCCTCTTTTTACAAGATCAAGAGAATGTTAGCCAGCATTATCCACCCCAATTTTGGGTTTTGTATTCATGTAACTTTCTTGTTATGAGATACTTCTATAAACAACAGTACAACAGTACTGAAATAGTGGTATGTATGATGCCAGACAAAGATTATTACAATATATCAGTAGTGATATCATCTGGAACACATAAAAAGTAATGCCAAAATCACTTTCAGACACTCCAATTGCCTAATGTGTATCTAAAAGAAACTTGTTATCTTGGCCTCGCACATGTATTATCTGCTCCCACTGCTAACTCTATATTTCTCATTTTGGATGTCTTATTCTACACCATCCCactagtgggatttcactgagtatgttgttgttattctacACCTGCTAAAATAGCTTATGCTTTTTCACAAAAATCAATTGAAATGCTAACACAGAGAGACTACACATTTTGGAATATTAAAGGAAGTTCCACAATTAAAAAGAACATTTTCATGATCTTCCCAATTGCTCAGTTGTTTACAAATCTCATCCATTTGCCAAAGTTAAAATATACAGAACTGACCAGCAGGAAAACACTGAGCTATGACAAATTTAATGAATTAGCCAAATAACCAAAACAATCTAACCAACTTTAGTAAAAGCTATAGCCACCACAGATTGATATTTTATTTCCATCATTAAAAACAAATTGGTTTTACAAGACATGTTGTGTAATCCAGCATGAAGAGCAGTGCTATTTATTCTTGTAATTATTCTTTGTGATTTCAAAGATCAAACAAATCTTTCAGaaactttttttctaattacTCTGGTGTTTGGGCCAGCTTGTGTCCTCGACTAATTCACGGGGTACCTGCTACCTCCCACCAGCACACGACCCACCAGCACACGATCTGTAACTTTATCCACCAAGGCTGATGGAAAGAAATCGTGCAGAAACTCTTCAGAAGAAACAACAATGCATTTTTCTTTCTGTTTAGGGCAAGTAAAAGAAGCATCTTTCAAAGAAAAGGAGACAAATGACTGTTTTTCTCACCTCCATCGAGGATAGTAGCTGAGTTGCATTTCTTCGTTAAATTAGCTGAAAGCTCACAGTACTGCCTTTCATATCCTTCGAACACCTGACTCATTCtgccccttctcaaagttcACAAATACCTTCAGATCGAAGAAACGACCATAATTTCAGCCAAATTAACAGTATCTTTTTCCTCTAAATTAGGCTatccgataatataataatacactaaatttttatcctttgaatcCACCGTAATCATGATTCTTAGATTACCGAAAAAATCAAACCCGAAAGATGCGATAATTTCGCGAATAAAAGTAGATTATTCTATTAAAATCAAATTCACATAGCAGATCGGAACGCACCTTGATTTGATCGGAGAAAGGAAACAAATACGCCGGCCGGTAGGCAATCGGAGACTTGGTGGGAAGTGCGTTGGCACGGTCTGTTGGAACAATCGCGAATAATAGAATGATTATCCTATTGGAGATCATTCAAGCACTATGTTACATGTTCAAAAGACTTTATTACCCTTAAAAAGTTTTCCCCTTTTTTCTGAAAATTCTGAAAACAAATAATAATTGATCGCACGTTTCAAATTGAAATATTGGATGCACATTATATAAATGTTTTATCCCGTAAAACCTCACTAAATTAATATAGATAGAAGTTAGGAccgaaatattattattttataaaggtATTATTGAGTGTTTTGAGATTTAAAAAAGGTTAATTTTGATACACAAGTCATGGAGTTGAAATTaaaatccaaaagaaaaaaacgTCATTTTTTAATGAAACCATCTGTTTAAACATCATTCATGAACTTGAGGTTATGATTAATGATCTCGATTACTGCAATAAAATGGACTTCAATAATTTATTGAATTATCGGAGTGAAAATGATACATGTTCAGAGGTTTAGAGCTTAAAAGAAATTGTGGATaccattgaaaaaaaaaaatattgttgatgATGATACAATACCTTTGTAAACCAATTATGCGTAAGGAAGCACTTATCGCATCTAAAACTCTTTGCAATTTTATGATTCAGTTCGAACAAAAAACAGTGGAACTTTTAGATGCAATAAAAGTTAGAGATGAGCTTTAactagatttaaattttaacaaaatacaatagaatcatatttcactaaattgtcttagatatatttgtagttttataaaattattgatttataatattaatggaCCATATATTTATAAAGGGGTCTTCTgaaaatatgttattttattatcttattGAAATGagtaatttttttcattagcCTAAGTCGGGACCGGATGAAAATATTATCTAAGAGAGATTAGATATGCATTTTGTTTACCAAGActtttttaatgacaaagaaaTTTTCAATTTGCTATTTTTTTGAGTGAGTGTAAAATAAACGTTACTCCAATGTAGTTACTCACAAATTATACAGGAAAGATAAATCATGCTAAGTGAGTTCGTGCGATGAATGAAATATcaaattacaataataattaagtaATAAGTTAGTCTAACACTATCACTTCAAACatgaattaaattaattaaatttcttcTGTCTAATGTTCTAGAGCACAACTAACACATATGTTGCTCATACTAATGCATTCATTTCTTGTGGATCATACTGTTCAATTGaaatcattttttctttttttacaaaaagtataaatataaagtgaaaattctttaaaattttaacaaattttgaatttgaactcaTAATTGTAAATATACAGTGATTTTAATGCTAAGAATCTAAAGATTCAGtccatcaaattcaaattttgagtcTGCCTCTTCAGTATGTTCTGATGATCCTAATTAGAGCCAACAAGCAGGTCGAGCTGACATAGGCACATATATGATAGTCGACACAATTTATCGAGTTATCCAACACCTATTATACAAAGGCTCTTATTAGAGCTAAACCAATGGCATGAATTGTCCTAGATATAACTATCATAATAAAATTGCGCGAATTGTCCTTAAAATGAATTATAGCAGCGCAATTTTAATCAAGTGGTTAGTATACAAGGTTGATCCTGAAAGAAAAGTTAACAAATGCTGCTACGTAAAGTCAAattcaaagaagaaaaaagtagaTAGAAAAAGTAGgtagaaaaaggaaaaggaaaggaaaagaaTTTCCTAGTATAATTGaattttccttttcctaaaaggaaaacacaaaattttcatatatttggcTAGTCATTTTTTTATAGGAAAAAGTTTGTGACTCTATAAATATAAGCTCATTCCTTCTAACATGACAGCATCCACAAttcagagagagagagagagagaataaaaacacaaagagagttatacagcaaaataaatattgtagtcttgagtgtactctttagtgagttgtttcttttacaagagagaagtgttaattgttgttttctccttgtatttgagagcggTGTACTCCATATCATAATAGTAAAAATCCTTCTACCCGTGATTTTCCCCCTCTATTTGTTTGagggtttccacataaaattctcgtgtctaatttattttcattatttattatcatatcaattttagttgtggtgcttcctccgcCAACAGATCCTGTAATATGGCCATAGTTTGTGAGGTAGCTCATGTCCCTCTCAATTGAATGTGTTGGGCTTGCTCGACAGGCAACGCTTGTTGGGCCCATGTAGTTGTTTGTAACATTTGTTTTGTTATTGTGTTAGCTGGCTTCTTATTTAGCTCCTTCTCCCATCTTATATTATTGTTAGAAGACATAATATATAGGGATACTCTTGGTTTATAAACTTGTAACTAAAGAATGATCATCTTCATGTGTTTGAACTATGAAAGTCGGAATAGGATAGTACTCATTTTAGGATGGGCTTATTATAGACACgtaaattttattagatttaattcatacaaaatttgaattaaattcatgttcttttgggttgaataattaatttgggCTTCACAAATGCATAAGTCCATcttattaaaggaaaaattactaggaaaaatattt
It contains:
- the LOC129893773 gene encoding vesicle transport v-SNARE 13-like, translating into MSQVFEGYERQYCELSANLTKKCNSATILDGEQKKQKVSEIKVGLDDAEALIRKMDLEARSLPPNVKATLLAKLREYKSDLNNLKTEVKRITSANANQAARDELLESGMADANMVSADQRQRLMMSTERLNRSSDRIRDSRKTMLETEDLGVSILQDLHQQRQSLLHAHDTLHGVDDNISRSKKILTTMSRRMSRNKWIIGTIIAVLVLAILLVLYFKLAH